The stretch of DNA CACCATTATATCCAAATTTTACAACACCCAAACTTCCATCTAATGATATTATAATATCCTCAGAATTCAAAATTTTATTTTTTGCCATTTCTTTTGGAATATATACCTTTTCAGAATTAGAATTTAAATCTCTAATTCGAATAAATCTAATATGGTTTTCTTTTTTTATAAGTGTATAATATTTAGAACCTGGTTCAATCCCCCTTATAAAGTTCAATATATTTTTTATAGGTTTGATACTCCAACCCTTCGGTATCTCTCCGAGCTCGCTATTTATAAACTCTCCACCAGAACTTTTATATGGTTTTCCTTCTTCGTTTGGAAATTCAAAATCTATAAACCATCTTTTAAAAATTGTTTTTGCCATTTCTTCTAATGTTTTATTCATTTTAATGTTTAATTCAATTTTATCATCTAAACTTGATAATATTTCGGCTATTTTTTGCTGTTCTTTAAGTGGTGGAAGTAGGATTTCTAAATTTTTTATAGTGGTTCCAGATATTTCCTTAAAAGTGGAACCTCCAGCCAAACTTTCTAATACTTTTTTCTTAGTTTTTAACCAATAATAAAGAAATTCATAGTTTAATTTATCTTCATTAGTTATAAAACTTCTAAATCCTTGATTAGTTGTAAGTTCATTTTTAGCAATAGCCACATAACCAATTGGTGCTCGGGATGATAATAAAATGGTTCCAGGAGGTAGTAATTTTGCAGAAGAATTTTTAAGCCCTTCTCGACTTATGTTTCTTTCTCCCTTACATATATATTTAAAAATATAATTAGATAAATCCTTGGGAGTAATCCATGGTATATCACCGTTCCAATATTCAGATTTTTTAGTGGAAGGAGTCCCACCCCCTATAACATTTGCAACTTCTCCCAATTTTCGAACTTCCCAACCATCAGGTAAATATAAATCGTCCATAATATCACAACATATAAATTTATTAATAATAAAAATTAAAATTATGCCTTAAATCCCAATTCACTTAAATTATTCTTTATTCTTTCTTCTAATTCTCTCGATTTTTTAAAGTGTTCTGATAATTCCTTAGTCAATCTTTCCATTTTATCTTCAAAAGGTTCTGAGTCTTCTTCAACATCTGCAATTCCAACATAACGCCCAGGAGTTAAAATATAATCTTGTTCTCTTATTTCATCTATCGTAGCAACTTTACAGAATCCCTTTTCATCCTTATAATCTGGATAGCCATCCTCTCCCCTATAACATCTATAAACATCAGCTATTTTTTTAATCTGTTCATCTGAAAATTCGTTCTGATTTCTTGCTACGGGGGTGTAAATTTCCCTTGCATCTATAAATAGAGTTTCCCATTTCCTACTTCTAAACCTTCCATTCTCTTTGTTTTTGTCTATTACCCATATACAAGCGGGAATTTGCGTAGTATAAAACATCTTATTAGGTAGTGATATTATACAATCTACAATACCTTCTTCTATTATCTTTTTTCTTATCTCCCCTTCTTTACCACCAGCAGATAGGGAACCATTAGCCATAATAAAAGCAGCTATGCCATTATCCGATAAATGATAAATAAAATGCTGTATCCATAAAAAGTTTGCATTCCCACTTTTTGCATTTTCTGCCTTTTTTGGAACAATTCCATAGGGAAACCTTACATCTCCTTCCAAAACCTTTTGGTCATAATCCTTGTAGTTAAACGGCGGATTTGTAATAATATAATCTGCTTTTAAATCCCTATGTTTATCATTTGATAGCGTGTCTCCCTGTTTTATCTGGTCATGGGATAATCTATGTATCGCAAGGTTCATTTTACATATTCTAACATTTGAGGAATTCAACTCCTGACCATATATTGCTAAATCTATACCATTTCCATTTTTTAAATACTCCTTTACAAACTTAGAGCTCTGAACAAACATTCCACCACTACCACATGCAGGGTCGTATATTCTACCTCTTAACGGCTCCACCAACTCAACAAGCAGTTTTACAATACATTCAGGAGTAAAGAACTCACCCCCTTTCTGCCCCAATTTCTGGGAAAAGTTCCTCATAAAATACCCATAAATTGTTCCGAATACATCCCCTATACTTTCATCCTTGTTTTCTATAAATTCCTTATAATTAATATTATTAAATAAATCAAGTAATGCCCCTAATTTCTCATGTGGAATTTCTGCCCTTACATATTCCTTAGGTAATACTCCCTTTAATTTACTGTTATGTTTTTCAAGCAAAATCATTGCATCATCCAATAACTTGGCAATATTTGGATTTTTCGCATTTTTTATTAAATAATCCCACCTTGATTGTTCAGGAACATAAAAAACATTTTCAGAAATATATTCCTCATTATCTTCTAAAAGTCCTATGAGCTCATCTTCTGTTTCACAATAATAATCACTTTTGGGATTTTTAGATAAATCAATTAATTCTCTTCTTCTTTCTTCAAACATATCAGAAGCATATTTTAAGAATATAATGCCCAATACTATATCTTTATATCTTGAAGGGTCAACACTACCCCTTAGTTTTTCAGCACTACCCCATAATGTTTTTTCAAGTTTTTTTAACATTTCCTGTTTCTTCTTTAACTTCATATTATCCCTTTTTTAAATAATAGCAGATATTAAAATAAAGTAATTTAATGTAAATTATGTTTTATCTTTTTTAAATGTTTTTTATTTTAAAGTTAAATAACTGTAATAACGAATATGTTAATTTTACTAAATATAAATTAATAAATATTAAATAAATATTAATATATTAATTAAATCTTCTTTCCATAGACATTTAAATATTCTTTAAGTATAAATGGAAAATCCCTTGCCTTAACAAATCTCAATCCAAGGCGTTGAGCCCATTTTTCAATACCTTCATCACTTGCCACCACTGCGGCGTCGAGCTCCTTTGCAAGTAATAGCACATCTAAATCTGGGGCACTATCAAGAGTTCCAGTTCTCAAAGCACTTCTATATTTATTCCTAAATGAATTTACAGTTTTTGATAAAACATCATCTATTAATAATTTTTTATCTTTCTTATCTTTTTCATCCTTTAACTTGTCATCCTGTGAAAGCACATAAGCTTCTGATGCTGTTTCATACATTGCATTTTCACTTATTCTCATGCCTTTGTTTATTCTTTCCCTTAAATCCTTTATATATTCATAAAGTATCTCTGCTGGGAGTTTTATTTCATACCTATTTGGTGTTTTCTTTACAAGCCAAGTATCTACTTTAATTAAAATTTCTTCTGGACACCCCTCCCTTTTCAAAAATCCTGCGAGCTCATCATATACACTTGGATACGGAATATGGCATGAAATATCCAAATGAACCCTTGATTCTGATATTAAATCAAGTATCATCTCAGCAGATTCAGAAATCGTATTTGCCCCAAGCGATTTTCTAACCTCACTATCTGTAATTGCCGTAGTATCCAAACAAAATCTTTGTTTTTGCAAAATATCACCATTTTATATTATTTAATTATTTAATTAAAAATCGTCATTTACTGCAAGTATTTTTATCTTTGAAGGATAATTTTTTATATATTCAGAAATAATTTTATTATCTATTCGAGCTTCGAGCTTTGATATGATTCTCTCTTTATAATGTCTTGAAAATCCATAGGGAATAGCATTTTTTATCTCATCAACAGTAGTATAAGGCCTGTTCTTTTCTAAATATTCTGCTATATGTTTTGGAATATATCTTTTTAAATCATATTCATTTGCAGTTTCCAGTATCCTATCTTCAAACCTTTTTAAAATAATACTATTAAGTTTCCCTTTATCATAATATCTCTTTAAAATATTTAATGTGGTTTCTGGAAGCATATTTCTTATCTCATCAAATTTTCCGTTAAGTATGCTTTCTCTAATTTTAGTCCCACTTATGCCTTCTATTCGTTTTATAAAAACAAATTTTGGATTAAAATTGATATTGTAGTTTTTATTAACTTTATAAATAGTATTTGACATAGAAGCTATAACATAATTATCTATTTCAAGTTTTTCACATAGGAGCTCACCCGTTTCAATGCATGATACATTATAGGGCTTAACTTTTATATGGTATCCACTATTTATACAGTTTATGACCTTTTCCATGGCATTTTCCTCAATATGCCCTCTTGGTATAATTTCCGCCCCTATGTTATAAAACATCTTTATAAGACACTGCATATATTGACCAGAGCCCATTATTCCCATAGGAGGACCTTCAACAACCACATCTGCACCAGCTTTTATAGCCATTTCAGAACGGATATATCTATCAACAAGATATGGAATGCCTCTTCCACTTCTTTCAAGCGGTGCTGGAAGAATACTTATAAAGATACCGTATTTTTTACCTTCATTTAAGCAGTATTTATGCCCATTATGTAATGGATTGTATTCTGTGAAATCTGCAACAATATTACTTGGTTTTTCTTCCCCCTCTTTTTTGGATTTGATATTATCAATAATCTTTTTTAGATGGTTTATACAATTATTATCCTTTTCTTTTGAATACTTTATTATTTCATTCCTATCCTTTAAAAAATTTTTTAAATGTGAGCTCATATTACCCTCTTACATTTTTATGTTTTATATTAATTTTCTACGAATTATTTTTTAAATACTTTAAAATATTACTTTAAGATATAAGTTTAAGATAATTTAAGATACCTACTTATATAATATACTAATTAACGGTAGTGTAAAAATAATCACTAAACCAAAATCTTTATATATGATAGTTGCATTGGTTATTTTGCTGAAATATCATGGGAAAGAAAAACCCATAAGCTTATAATATAAGAAATATCAAAAGCACATTGGGCCCATGGTCTAGTTGGCTATGACATCGCCCTTACAAGGCGAGGGTCGCCGGTTCGAATCCGGCTGGGCCCACTATTTTTATTTTAGGAGCATATATTCATTAATATACATACACTATTTATTAGGTTCCAACCGACACGAATGTGGAGGTTGGATTTTGCTTGGCGAGCTTTTTTAAAGCTCGCTTAGGAATATATATTCATTAATATACATATATAGATTTAATTAATAATAAGAATATATAATAAGAAAATAAGAATAATAAAATAAAAAGTAATAGAAAATAAATAGATACTCATAATCCTAAAAAAATAAAATTAAAACAATAAAAAAGATAAATTATTTAATAGTTCCTTCTCTGTTTAGCATAATCTACAATAGACTTTCCATTTCTTCTAGTTCTACCAAGTGTCTTCATAATCTTATCGGCATCCCTTGAAGAAACTGTAATGTATGAGAAGTTTTCAAATACTGCAACATCATCTATATACCTACCTCTTACACCTGTTTCATCTTCAATATACTCTACAAGTTTTCTAGGGTTCATTCCATCTTTTTTTCCAAGAGCTATAAATAATCTTGTCTGACCCTCTTTAACTTCTTTAACATTACTA from Methanothermococcus okinawensis IH1 encodes:
- a CDS encoding restriction endonuclease subunit S, producing the protein MDDLYLPDGWEVRKLGEVANVIGGGTPSTKKSEYWNGDIPWITPKDLSNYIFKYICKGERNISREGLKNSSAKLLPPGTILLSSRAPIGYVAIAKNELTTNQGFRSFITNEDKLNYEFLYYWLKTKKKVLESLAGGSTFKEISGTTIKNLEILLPPLKEQQKIAEILSSLDDKIELNIKMNKTLEEMAKTIFKRWFIDFEFPNEEGKPYKSSGGEFINSELGEIPKGWSIKPIKNILNFIRGIEPGSKYYTLIKKENHIRFIRIRDLNSNSEKVYIPKEMAKNKILNSEDIIISLDGSLGVVKFGYNGAYSSGIRKVCPISEYDIPNMYIYCLLKSDNIQNTIKNYASGTTILHAGKSVEHMKITLPKKIDEMKRILKLFGDLTKPIFNQILNNQKEIQTLTKIRDTLLPKLITGKIRVKP
- a CDS encoding type I restriction-modification system subunit M — its product is MKLKKKQEMLKKLEKTLWGSAEKLRGSVDPSRYKDIVLGIIFLKYASDMFEERRRELIDLSKNPKSDYYCETEDELIGLLEDNEEYISENVFYVPEQSRWDYLIKNAKNPNIAKLLDDAMILLEKHNSKLKGVLPKEYVRAEIPHEKLGALLDLFNNINYKEFIENKDESIGDVFGTIYGYFMRNFSQKLGQKGGEFFTPECIVKLLVELVEPLRGRIYDPACGSGGMFVQSSKFVKEYLKNGNGIDLAIYGQELNSSNVRICKMNLAIHRLSHDQIKQGDTLSNDKHRDLKADYIITNPPFNYKDYDQKVLEGDVRFPYGIVPKKAENAKSGNANFLWIQHFIYHLSDNGIAAFIMANGSLSAGGKEGEIRKKIIEEGIVDCIISLPNKMFYTTQIPACIWVIDKNKENGRFRSRKWETLFIDAREIYTPVARNQNEFSDEQIKKIADVYRCYRGEDGYPDYKDEKGFCKVATIDEIREQDYILTPGRYVGIADVEEDSEPFEDKMERLTKELSEHFKKSRELEERIKNNLSELGFKA
- a CDS encoding nucleotidyltransferase family protein, whose translation is MSSHLKNFLKDRNEIIKYSKEKDNNCINHLKKIIDNIKSKKEGEEKPSNIVADFTEYNPLHNGHKYCLNEGKKYGIFISILPAPLERSGRGIPYLVDRYIRSEMAIKAGADVVVEGPPMGIMGSGQYMQCLIKMFYNIGAEIIPRGHIEENAMEKVINCINSGYHIKVKPYNVSCIETGELLCEKLEIDNYVIASMSNTIYKVNKNYNINFNPKFVFIKRIEGISGTKIRESILNGKFDEIRNMLPETTLNILKRYYDKGKLNSIILKRFEDRILETANEYDLKRYIPKHIAEYLEKNRPYTTVDEIKNAIPYGFSRHYKERIISKLEARIDNKIISEYIKNYPSKIKILAVNDDF
- a CDS encoding RNA ligase partner protein is translated as MQKQRFCLDTTAITDSEVRKSLGANTISESAEMILDLISESRVHLDISCHIPYPSVYDELAGFLKREGCPEEILIKVDTWLVKKTPNRYEIKLPAEILYEYIKDLRERINKGMRISENAMYETASEAYVLSQDDKLKDEKDKKDKKLLIDDVLSKTVNSFRNKYRSALRTGTLDSAPDLDVLLLAKELDAAVVASDEGIEKWAQRLGLRFVKARDFPFILKEYLNVYGKKI